In one window of Chryseobacterium sp. JV274 DNA:
- a CDS encoding polymorphic toxin-type HINT domain-containing protein, producing MKINTDQFPVTKKSCLLIGFFALMFVFASFTKEDRQKLQVFKKELISKWTDKKVDLIDQDVKENPSNQLTQSEKLLEKNILDENHSVFLNSAKENLEFSEFKNDVAVDNKNFYPSKEKEGTIGAFTDQEEDEVSDNFFTIDIPSAEKNTVAYLEYDLFGLASHESVSRSINHNIAIGGGIIVPSAKWSHQKEEINSELIKTGSNSILFTSPSAGVKYKVKNLRIVFEKDKKYDNDLIISSVLSGDQLYVKGKTASLTDVVVNNEVVAVENGEFEKVVKLSEKNKAEGSFSVIAGGITNAYKIPASTKAFKVVDHYYAKPKGVEISKDKEFSISYENMNVSIEKGTSESAYIEVLKLREKDIPAVSQGLKNVTLNNAAYRFSVTAGKLEKKAKITIPYDTKRLGLFSPKDIKIFHFDYVKKQWVADKSVVDEKNKTVMVEGDGDHDYINGIISAPESPQTTAFSPTSISGLKAADPMAGMQLMNAPTANQKGDANMNYPIKVPAGLGGLQPSLAIGYNSGVGNGWMGEGWDLQGLSAITVDTRWGTPKFGSQETELYTLDGEMLVYPNGYLPHRHNNTSETSTDITTARQTRNSTGKKQFYLRKNHDFTLIEREGATPANYAWIVTSTNGTKSYYGGSDNSVIKNDEGQIVHWGLRMVEDSHGNKMMFTYQKNILDLGSTNALTGGIYFHIQKITYGKNQDYSVNFIAETGISRKDISINAKQGLKRVESYLLKAIDIKHKTEKIRTYGVEYEDGQFNKTRLKRLYSQVYNIKIVNPLPIVDDYSFEYYNQVENNQIFGPDTQVQVQNSENVYNGLIENILKPSKINGNISSENGLNFRPAAGLNFFYSSNDAYGHLMFGFPFGYSTAEAKNAQQLIDFNGDGIQDMIYRTSSELKFSQGKLDQDGHLSFLPAKPLLNYNNNFTYTETKTNNSGWDMGATVYSRSQIKSTSKGTTSTYLIDANSDGLVDIVNNGQVWFNKYNKGLQQPEMTKHSEFTENMVVKDKPIAPPLLPPVDPIVTPDIPAVPITDVVKVWIASQDGYITIKDNISVPSYTGDQDDLPIKMYYSVEAPYASSGASVNTRVYLTELTPGGLAKNISISKYNDYYTEMNTISPGYNMVSNFVGAVDSSNRIFVKSGEKVYVRLHKSMTKNLEVNSNPEVIYVDPTTGSPLSSKFIFQDQFKLNNGNYGSNFLTNNLLSSAYLDGTGTANITVESVNFPNSTDGFTFKVIAENANTGTATVLHSSEYIQSYDPFNTEAYTGTLNVNSSEPVYLKFIIESDSHTSFFNSNWKDKIKVHYNAVSNNNASVNLDLYPVAQYPSYAVTQLRARIDIRSTQDNPNIVSGKRAYGVQIDKGVTNFSTLSTGSFYYVIKTGSTVMGKRKVTVAANGANSVIKEEDMIGAFDVPGISPISFYKGDLTIPEFGQPHLVNIQVYCKTDGDYALFNKYSQYFQGKPFKIYGSGELITSVPPTSVNTAMYNPKTAVYNNWGQFLYNPGIIEGYTYGKPIEAETMTPGNVAQNTYPQCIQQPPLSAEELAKCIDNLPNANPNTGNNTVSQFVSPMKPYSSLVNTGGNYTVKSIWVGAGENQFASASSFKDDEAVNYFNNPIPNTPSVTPTTLVTAVLSLDTTMKAISRKQSSYTRNTTNTLNVSVGGVGISEAESETVPWGKGSIETQTFSDINGDGYPDMVYPESIQLTNSVGSLDDINLVLSGGFPTDSNTYQKMNSLGFSYNLFSASGRISVNGLLGTTSKGDSSMPWSGSGSASAGVTKYFNSFDSGNNFWMDINGDGLPDRVVNGGAINMGVMLNLGKKLSGMKPVENMLTYRSHPIGSENISIGGGLGSSANMGALSSFGFGISASLGGSASKGTADVVYEDINGDGLIDILEVKNCDLLPGCTKWTNVRYNLGHKFDTAVPLLKTVGNVDFTEESGSYNGYFSFGGSFMVNIGPIPIIPPVPILNLFIKVGAGATANLGINVSDTQKAFRDMNGDGFVDLVVDNSNGFIVNYSLIGKTNKLKSVTQNITKGKYTIDYQFTQPNYEDPHAKLVVKEVKILNPDVFSTDYTLSSTEKDIVTRYKFENSRYDRRERDNFGFGKITREEINIDGNPYRKAEDMYYNTSYFLNGLIKESKILSGNDELISKVIYNYRLYKFKDNTTKIDPNYLAESFDTGGTEGRRMATVLLNTKINTRFENGGEIETTEKMEYDYNTGLVSNYTYTSPTNSYKSVITYWTGLNKNMIAVPKEINVYDGTGSTLLRKRKTQDINVNTGDVGKYIVFDGSQDIITDYTYEPSGNVKTVTYPPDESQNRYSISYEYDDETGKYVIRTTDAFGYISFGQYNLYLDVLTKSTDITGNVIQYGYDDYGRAISIIEPYSPANISTITHSYYYDHYGMPSSDQNIKIFRARTSHYDADHPNNLINTDSYSDFMGRVIQVKKDIDINGTERRSVSGRPIFDVFGRQLYQYQPQEGDLQDNNLNLNLSQFMLSNTYDHSDRITNVKYEDGVEKSISYEIEGNLFKSIEELDVTRTETFTNAEGQIVEKINYLNSNPLSTKFEYNTAGELLMVTDPQGIKTTYKYNLAGRRTEMLHPDKGQTTYEYDAAGHLIRFVTPNLVNDPNIQSHFIHYRYDKNRLIDITLPNLPSGAVNPNNVHYDYMPANSGNNSGRITTKTDGTGYTTYNYGKLGEVISETRRIFGYSIPTMEFKTDYIYDSWNRLKKLTYPDGEQLTYSYDLGGNLKTVTNGSYNYIQNIKYDLYEQRTAANYGNGTRTDYSYIATNRRLDHFGLWSNSNAFLSNSYEYDKRGNIIRLANDVGVTPNQMGGTYAFKYGYDTLNRLIGTESDMGLNDKGGTPTTPNTSPYAQSNSHFDLKKVMYNESGGIVLKEQVHQIDQQPNPLNTYSNNYKYIPETHKVKSITDGNASGTQQLFAYDENGNTIEHVDEFGSKHMFWDEQDRLKAFYSDDSGVYQYYAYDDKGERTIKYNLHGSSQLYQNGELVDPGSLSLTDYTLYPNPYVTVSLNGQYTKHYFEGSTRFASRVMDGSNIFVPLNLRTSDQGTTMREPDPSVDFKIYLEKAGVGDISAELNTLNGPTSQLGLYYLHNDHLGTATFVTNSSAQSTQFFLNLPFGETMLEQRTGVYDNPYKFNAKELDRETGLYYYGARYYNPRASIWYGVDPLAVYNPAMETEFYGEGQHNGGVFYWGNLNPYIYTYQNPIKYVDPNGKQTLSWNIYGDNPQTRSQVAGEYLELSKNINMASFALVDTFLTRGLGTKIMIAYASGEAAHSMQMQTHWRDRGNEAQAKKYEQEGAEATKELFIFGGVSAVGSIAKSMYTRMLLCFVKGTLVYTSDGLKPIEDIEIGDKVWSYDEIKKQNELKKVLSLSRNITKQLLELSINNSKIICTPEHPFYIKGNWVHAKDLKRGDLVVNDKGHLIKVDDIKIIDKIENVYNLEIDGNHNYFVSEHKILVHNDGCGFMATKNGFVNKEVIEVAAGRGKPRLEADGSVKIFRGDQYKQGKIGYGSQKNWIGAEEFEVPKSTNAHDRILRRVERDGTVKYGYSMESDYNVIHEIKQVSK from the coding sequence ATGAAAATAAATACGGATCAATTTCCTGTTACCAAGAAGTCTTGTTTACTGATAGGCTTTTTTGCGTTGATGTTTGTCTTTGCGAGCTTTACCAAAGAAGACAGGCAGAAGTTACAGGTATTCAAAAAAGAGCTGATAAGTAAATGGACTGATAAAAAAGTTGATTTAATTGATCAGGATGTAAAAGAAAATCCTTCTAATCAATTAACACAATCTGAAAAATTACTTGAAAAGAATATTTTAGATGAAAATCATTCTGTATTTTTAAATTCAGCAAAGGAAAATTTAGAATTCTCTGAGTTTAAAAATGATGTTGCTGTCGACAATAAGAATTTTTATCCATCAAAGGAAAAAGAAGGAACTATTGGTGCTTTCACGGATCAGGAAGAAGATGAAGTTTCTGATAACTTCTTTACCATTGACATTCCATCTGCGGAAAAAAACACTGTAGCATATCTTGAATACGATCTGTTTGGATTGGCTTCTCATGAGTCAGTATCCAGATCTATTAATCATAATATTGCGATAGGAGGAGGAATTATTGTTCCAAGCGCAAAATGGAGTCATCAAAAAGAGGAAATCAATTCTGAACTTATAAAAACAGGTTCTAATTCCATATTATTTACTTCACCTTCAGCCGGGGTAAAATACAAAGTAAAAAACTTACGTATTGTTTTTGAAAAAGATAAAAAGTATGATAATGATCTAATCATAAGTTCTGTACTGTCAGGAGATCAGTTGTATGTAAAAGGAAAGACAGCATCGTTAACAGATGTGGTAGTTAATAATGAAGTTGTTGCTGTAGAAAATGGTGAGTTTGAAAAAGTTGTCAAACTTTCAGAAAAAAATAAGGCAGAGGGTTCATTCTCTGTTATTGCAGGAGGTATAACTAATGCTTACAAAATTCCGGCTTCAACAAAAGCCTTTAAAGTAGTTGACCATTACTATGCAAAACCAAAAGGTGTTGAAATTTCAAAAGATAAAGAATTCAGTATAAGCTATGAAAATATGAATGTTTCTATAGAAAAAGGAACATCAGAATCGGCTTACATTGAAGTACTGAAATTAAGAGAAAAAGATATACCGGCAGTATCTCAGGGACTTAAAAATGTAACGTTGAATAATGCCGCTTACAGATTTTCAGTAACGGCCGGAAAGCTGGAGAAAAAGGCAAAGATTACTATTCCTTACGATACCAAAAGACTGGGATTGTTCTCTCCTAAGGATATCAAAATTTTCCATTTTGATTATGTCAAGAAACAATGGGTAGCAGACAAATCAGTTGTTGATGAGAAAAATAAAACGGTAATGGTAGAAGGAGATGGTGACCATGATTATATCAACGGAATTATTTCCGCTCCTGAATCTCCTCAGACAACAGCTTTTTCACCAACAAGTATCAGTGGATTGAAAGCTGCAGATCCTATGGCAGGAATGCAGCTGATGAATGCTCCTACAGCAAACCAAAAAGGAGATGCCAATATGAATTATCCTATTAAAGTTCCTGCAGGATTGGGAGGATTACAGCCTTCTTTAGCAATAGGATACAACAGTGGTGTCGGTAACGGATGGATGGGTGAAGGATGGGATCTTCAGGGATTATCTGCAATTACAGTGGATACCAGATGGGGAACGCCTAAGTTCGGTAGCCAGGAAACGGAATTGTATACTTTAGATGGTGAAATGCTTGTTTATCCTAATGGTTATCTACCACACAGACATAATAATACAAGTGAGACCTCTACAGATATTACGACAGCAAGACAGACTCGTAATTCGACAGGAAAAAAGCAATTTTATCTCAGAAAAAATCATGATTTTACTCTTATAGAAAGGGAAGGAGCTACTCCTGCTAATTATGCATGGATAGTAACTTCTACAAATGGTACTAAAAGCTATTATGGCGGAAGTGATAATTCTGTTATAAAAAATGACGAAGGCCAGATTGTTCATTGGGGATTAAGAATGGTAGAAGACAGTCATGGTAATAAAATGATGTTTACCTATCAGAAAAATATATTGGATCTTGGATCAACTAATGCCCTAACCGGAGGAATTTATTTTCATATTCAAAAAATAACTTACGGAAAAAATCAGGATTATAGTGTCAACTTTATTGCTGAAACCGGGATTAGCAGAAAAGATATCAGTATCAATGCAAAGCAAGGATTGAAAAGAGTAGAATCATATCTTTTAAAAGCTATTGATATAAAACATAAGACAGAAAAAATACGAACATATGGTGTAGAATACGAAGATGGACAATTTAATAAAACAAGGTTAAAAAGATTATACAGTCAGGTATACAACATTAAGATTGTGAATCCGCTTCCTATTGTTGATGACTATTCTTTTGAATACTATAACCAGGTAGAAAATAATCAGATATTTGGACCTGATACTCAGGTGCAGGTACAAAATTCCGAAAATGTTTATAACGGGCTTATTGAAAATATTCTGAAACCATCGAAAATCAATGGAAATATTTCTTCGGAAAACGGTTTGAACTTTAGACCTGCTGCCGGATTGAATTTCTTTTATTCTTCCAATGATGCATATGGGCACCTGATGTTTGGATTTCCTTTTGGATATTCCACGGCCGAAGCAAAGAATGCCCAACAGCTTATTGATTTTAATGGAGACGGTATTCAGGATATGATCTACAGAACTTCTTCTGAACTGAAATTCAGTCAGGGAAAATTGGATCAGGACGGTCATTTATCTTTTTTACCAGCCAAACCCTTATTAAATTATAATAATAACTTTACCTATACCGAAACCAAGACCAACAATTCAGGATGGGATATGGGAGCTACAGTATACAGTAGATCCCAGATTAAATCTACTTCCAAAGGAACAACATCTACCTATCTAATTGATGCTAATTCTGACGGATTAGTTGATATTGTCAATAATGGACAGGTGTGGTTTAACAAATATAATAAAGGTTTGCAACAGCCTGAAATGACCAAACATTCAGAATTTACAGAAAATATGGTTGTGAAGGATAAGCCAATAGCACCTCCGCTTTTACCACCTGTAGATCCTATTGTTACTCCAGATATTCCGGCAGTACCAATTACTGATGTTGTAAAAGTATGGATAGCGTCACAGGATGGTTATATCACGATTAAAGATAATATATCCGTACCTTCTTATACTGGAGATCAGGATGATTTACCAATAAAAATGTATTATTCGGTGGAAGCTCCTTACGCGTCTTCGGGTGCTTCTGTTAACACAAGAGTTTATCTTACGGAACTTACCCCTGGTGGCCTTGCAAAAAATATTTCGATCTCGAAGTATAATGATTATTATACAGAAATGAATACTATTTCCCCGGGATACAATATGGTGTCTAATTTTGTGGGAGCAGTTGATAGTTCTAATAGGATTTTTGTAAAAAGTGGGGAAAAGGTATATGTAAGATTACATAAAAGTATGACGAAGAATTTAGAGGTAAACTCTAATCCGGAAGTTATTTATGTTGATCCCACAACAGGATCCCCTTTGTCAAGCAAGTTTATATTTCAGGATCAGTTTAAGTTGAATAATGGAAATTATGGAAGTAACTTCCTTACCAATAATTTATTATCATCAGCATATCTGGATGGTACGGGGACAGCAAATATTACAGTGGAAAGTGTTAATTTTCCTAATAGTACAGATGGCTTTACCTTTAAAGTAATTGCAGAAAATGCAAATACTGGCACAGCTACAGTGCTTCATTCTTCTGAATACATTCAGTCATATGATCCTTTTAATACTGAAGCTTATACAGGTACTTTGAATGTGAATTCAAGTGAGCCTGTTTATTTGAAATTTATTATAGAATCTGATTCTCATACATCATTCTTCAACAGCAACTGGAAAGATAAAATTAAAGTACATTATAATGCTGTTTCAAATAATAATGCATCAGTTAACTTAGATTTGTATCCCGTTGCTCAATATCCTTCATATGCAGTAACACAACTAAGAGCAAGGATAGACATTAGAAGTACACAGGATAATCCTAATATCGTTAGTGGGAAAAGAGCTTATGGTGTTCAGATAGACAAAGGTGTGACAAACTTTTCTACTCTTTCAACCGGATCGTTTTATTACGTAATCAAAACCGGATCTACAGTGATGGGAAAAAGAAAAGTAACTGTAGCAGCTAACGGAGCCAACTCCGTGATTAAAGAAGAGGATATGATTGGTGCATTTGATGTTCCGGGAATAAGTCCTATCAGTTTTTATAAAGGAGATTTAACAATACCGGAATTTGGTCAACCTCATCTTGTAAATATTCAGGTATACTGTAAAACAGATGGTGATTACGCTTTATTCAATAAATATTCTCAATACTTCCAGGGGAAACCATTCAAAATTTACGGAAGTGGTGAGCTGATTACCTCTGTGCCGCCAACTTCGGTAAATACAGCAATGTATAACCCGAAAACTGCTGTCTATAATAACTGGGGACAATTTTTATACAATCCGGGAATTATAGAAGGTTACACCTATGGGAAACCAATTGAAGCAGAAACTATGACTCCGGGTAATGTAGCTCAAAATACTTATCCACAATGTATTCAGCAGCCTCCTTTATCTGCAGAGGAATTGGCTAAGTGTATTGATAACCTACCTAATGCGAATCCTAACACAGGAAACAATACAGTTTCCCAATTTGTTTCTCCTATGAAACCCTATAGTTCGCTGGTAAATACAGGAGGGAACTATACTGTTAAAAGCATTTGGGTGGGAGCCGGAGAGAATCAGTTCGCTTCTGCAAGTTCTTTCAAGGATGATGAAGCTGTCAATTATTTCAATAATCCTATACCTAATACACCATCAGTAACACCTACTACTCTGGTAACAGCAGTACTTTCATTGGATACCACAATGAAGGCTATTAGTAGAAAACAGAGCAGCTACACTCGTAATACAACAAATACATTAAATGTATCAGTAGGAGGGGTAGGAATATCTGAAGCTGAATCAGAAACTGTACCTTGGGGGAAAGGAAGTATTGAAACTCAGACATTCTCTGATATAAATGGAGACGGGTATCCTGATATGGTATATCCTGAGTCTATTCAGCTGACTAATTCTGTTGGAAGTTTAGATGATATAAACCTGGTATTATCGGGAGGTTTTCCTACGGATTCCAATACCTATCAGAAGATGAATTCTCTGGGATTCTCTTATAACCTTTTTTCCGCTAGCGGAAGAATTAGTGTAAATGGTCTGTTGGGTACTACTTCAAAAGGGGATTCTTCTATGCCATGGTCTGGGTCCGGATCTGCTAGTGCAGGAGTTACCAAATATTTTAACTCATTTGATTCAGGAAATAACTTTTGGATGGATATTAATGGTGATGGACTTCCTGACAGAGTGGTAAACGGAGGAGCAATAAACATGGGAGTAATGCTCAACTTAGGAAAAAAATTATCGGGGATGAAGCCTGTTGAAAATATGCTTACTTACAGATCTCACCCGATAGGAAGTGAAAATATTTCTATAGGTGGAGGGTTAGGTTCTTCAGCAAATATGGGTGCTTTGAGCAGCTTTGGATTTGGTATCAGTGCAAGCTTAGGCGGTTCAGCTTCAAAGGGAACTGCAGATGTTGTATATGAAGATATCAACGGAGATGGTTTAATTGATATTCTTGAGGTGAAAAATTGCGATCTATTGCCAGGTTGTACTAAATGGACTAATGTTCGCTATAATTTAGGACATAAATTTGATACAGCTGTCCCATTGCTTAAAACAGTAGGAAATGTAGATTTCACTGAAGAAAGTGGCTCATATAATGGCTATTTCTCTTTCGGAGGAAGCTTTATGGTAAATATAGGACCTATCCCGATTATTCCTCCTGTTCCGATTCTGAATCTTTTCATAAAAGTAGGAGCAGGGGCAACTGCCAATCTGGGAATCAATGTTTCTGATACCCAAAAGGCTTTCAGAGATATGAACGGAGATGGATTTGTAGATCTTGTTGTAGATAACAGTAATGGATTTATAGTCAATTACTCGCTGATTGGGAAAACCAATAAACTGAAATCTGTTACTCAAAACATAACCAAAGGGAAGTACACTATAGACTATCAGTTTACACAGCCGAATTATGAGGATCCACATGCAAAACTGGTGGTTAAAGAGGTTAAAATATTAAACCCGGATGTCTTTAGTACAGACTATACGCTTTCCAGTACAGAGAAAGATATTGTAACCCGATATAAATTTGAAAATTCCAGATATGACAGAAGAGAAAGAGATAATTTTGGTTTTGGAAAAATAACACGTGAAGAAATAAATATCGATGGAAATCCTTATCGTAAAGCTGAGGATATGTATTATAACACAAGTTATTTCTTAAATGGATTAATTAAAGAAAGTAAAATCCTTTCGGGAAATGATGAGTTAATTTCCAAAGTGATCTATAACTATCGTTTATATAAATTTAAAGATAATACAACCAAAATAGACCCTAATTACTTAGCGGAAAGTTTTGATACCGGAGGAACAGAAGGTAGAAGAATGGCTACCGTTCTGTTGAATACGAAGATCAATACGAGATTTGAAAATGGTGGTGAAATAGAGACTACGGAAAAAATGGAGTATGATTACAATACCGGATTGGTTTCAAATTATACCTATACCAGCCCTACCAATTCCTATAAATCTGTGATCACTTATTGGACCGGACTGAATAAAAATATGATCGCAGTACCAAAAGAGATCAATGTATATGACGGAACAGGTTCTACTCTTTTAAGGAAGAGAAAAACCCAGGATATAAACGTTAATACAGGAGATGTCGGAAAATATATCGTATTTGATGGTTCTCAGGATATCATAACAGATTATACTTATGAGCCATCAGGTAATGTTAAAACAGTAACTTATCCACCTGATGAATCACAGAACAGATATTCCATATCCTATGAATATGATGATGAAACAGGTAAATATGTAATAAGGACAACTGATGCCTTTGGATATATTTCCTTTGGACAGTATAATCTTTATTTGGATGTTTTAACAAAAAGTACAGATATAACAGGAAATGTAATACAATATGGATATGATGACTATGGAAGGGCTATATCCATCATTGAACCTTATAGTCCTGCAAATATTTCTACAATAACTCACTCTTATTATTATGACCATTATGGTATGCCGAGTTCAGATCAGAATATTAAAATATTCCGTGCCAGAACCTCTCATTATGATGCAGACCATCCGAATAACCTGATTAATACAGATTCTTACTCAGATTTTATGGGAAGAGTAATACAGGTGAAGAAAGATATTGATATTAATGGAACAGAACGCAGATCTGTTTCAGGAAGACCAATATTTGATGTATTCGGAAGACAGCTATATCAATATCAGCCTCAGGAAGGAGACCTTCAGGATAATAATCTGAATCTGAATCTCAGCCAGTTTATGTTGTCCAATACGTACGACCACTCTGACAGGATTACGAATGTTAAATATGAAGACGGCGTTGAAAAATCAATTAGCTATGAGATAGAAGGGAATCTGTTTAAAAGTATTGAAGAATTGGATGTTACCAGGACAGAGACTTTCACCAATGCAGAGGGACAGATTGTTGAGAAAATAAATTATCTGAATAGTAACCCACTGTCTACAAAATTTGAATATAATACAGCAGGTGAACTGCTTATGGTAACTGATCCTCAAGGTATTAAGACGACCTATAAGTATAACCTTGCCGGAAGAAGAACAGAAATGTTGCACCCTGATAAAGGGCAGACTACTTATGAATATGATGCCGCTGGACATCTGATCAGATTTGTAACTCCAAATCTTGTTAATGATCCTAATATACAGAGTCATTTTATCCATTATCGATATGATAAGAACAGACTTATTGATATTACGCTTCCTAATCTTCCAAGTGGAGCAGTCAACCCTAATAATGTTCATTATGATTATATGCCTGCCAATTCAGGAAATAATTCAGGAAGGATTACAACAAAAACAGATGGAACAGGGTATACTACTTACAATTATGGTAAGCTGGGTGAAGTAATATCGGAAACCCGCAGGATATTCGGATACAGTATTCCAACGATGGAGTTCAAAACGGATTATATCTATGACAGCTGGAACCGTCTTAAAAAACTGACATATCCTGATGGAGAGCAGCTTACTTACAGTTATGACCTAGGAGGGAATCTTAAAACGGTAACCAACGGAAGTTATAATTATATTCAGAATATCAAATATGACCTTTATGAGCAGAGAACAGCAGCCAACTATGGAAATGGAACAAGAACAGATTATTCATATATTGCTACCAACAGAAGGTTAGATCACTTTGGGTTATGGAGCAATTCCAATGCGTTTTTATCCAACAGCTACGAGTATGATAAGAGAGGAAATATTATCCGTCTTGCCAATGATGTAGGGGTAACTCCGAATCAAATGGGAGGAACCTATGCTTTCAAATATGGATATGATACCTTAAACAGATTGATTGGTACGGAAAGTGATATGGGGCTAAATGATAAAGGAGGAACTCCTACAACACCCAATACTTCTCCATATGCGCAAAGTAACTCACATTTTGATCTTAAGAAGGTAATGTATAACGAGAGTGGAGGGATTGTATTGAAGGAACAGGTGCATCAGATCGACCAGCAGCCGAACCCGTTGAATACGTACTCGAATAACTATAAGTATATTCCGGAAACTCATAAAGTAAAGTCAATTACTGACGGTAATGCCAGCGGGACACAACAGCTTTTCGCCTATGATGAAAATGGGAATACCATTGAGCATGTTGATGAATTTGGTTCTAAGCATATGTTCTGGGATGAACAGGATCGTTTAAAAGCTTTTTACAGTGATGATTCTGGTGTATACCAATATTATGCATACGACGACAAAGGAGAAAGAACGATAAAGTACAATCTTCATGGAAGTTCTCAGCTATATCAGAACGGAGAATTGGTAGATCCGGGAAGCTTAAGTCTAACTGACTATACATTGTATCCTAATCCTTATGTAACGGTATCCTTAAACGGGCAGTATACCAAACATTATTTTGAAGGATCAACCCGTTTTGCCAGCAGGGTGATGGATGGAAGCAATATTTTTGTTCCCTTAAACCTCAGAACATCTGATCAGGGAACAACAATGAGAGAACCTGATCCTTCTGTTGATTTTAAAATATATCTTGAAAAAGCAGGAGTAGGCGATATTTCAGCAGAGCTGAATACTTTAAATGGACCAACCAGCCAGTTAGGATTATACTATTTGCATAATGACCATTTAGGAACAGCAACATTTGTTACCAATTCCAGTGCTCAGAGTACGCAGTTTTTCTTAAATTTACCATTCGGAGAAACGATGCTGGAGCAGAGAACAGGAGTATATGATAACCCATATAAGTTCAATGCAAAAGAACTGGATAGAGAAACCGGGCTGTATTACTATGGAGCAAGATATTATAACCCGAGAGCAAGTATTTGGTATGGGGTGGATCCTTTGGCTGTTTACAATCCGGCGATGGAGACTGAGTTTTACGGTGAAGGACAGCATAATGGAGGAGTATTTTATTGGGGTAACCTAAATCCTTATATTTATACATATCAGAATCCGATTAAATATGTTGATCCTAATGGTAAACAGACACTAAGCTGGAATATTTATGGAGATAATCCTCAGACAAGATCTCAGGTTGCTGGTGAGTATCTAGAATTGTCTAAAAATATTAATATGGCTTCCTTTGCGTTGGTAGACACATTCTTAACCAGAGGTTTGGGAACTAAGATTATGATTGCTTACGCTAGTGGAGAAGCCGCTCATAGTATGCAGATGCAGACTCATTGGCGAGATAGAGGTAATGAGGCTCAGGCAAAAAAATATGAACAGGAAGGAGCAGAAGCTACTAAAGAATTATTTATTTTTGGGGGTGTATCGGCTGTAGGTAGTATCGCTAAGAGCATGTATACAAGAATGTTACTTTGTTTCGTGAAAGGAACCTTGGTCTATACTTCAGATGGTCTGAAACCTATAGAAGATATTGAGATTGGAGACAAGGTGTGGTCTTACGATGAAATTAAGAAGCAAAATGAGTTAAAAAAAGTTCTTTCACTTTCACGTAATATTACTAAGCAATTATTAGAACTATCTATAAATAACTCTAAAATTATATGCACACCAGAGCATCCTTTTTATATTAAAGGAAATTGGGTTCATGCTAAAGATTTAAAAAGAGGAGACCTTGTTGTCAATGATAAGGGGCACTTAATAAAAGTAGATGATATTAAAATTATAGACAAGATAGAAAATGTTTATAATTTAGAGATTGATGGAAATCATAATTATTTTGTTTCTGAACATAAAATTCTTGTACACAATGATGGCTGTGGGTTTATGGCAACCAAGAATGGATTTGTTAATAAAGAAGTAATTGAAGTTGCAGCTGGCCGAGGAAAACCACGATTGGAAGCAGATGGAAGTGTTAAGATTTTTAGAGGAGATCAGTATAAACAAGGGAAAATAGGCTATGGGTCTCAAAAAAACTGGATTGGTGCTGAAGAATTCGAGGTACCCAAATCAACTAATGCACATGATAGAATTTTAAGAAGGGTTGAAAGAGATGGTACAGTAAAATATGGATATAGTATGGAATCTGATTATAACGTAATTCATGAAATAAAACAAGTGAGTAAATAA
- a CDS encoding thermonuclease family protein, whose protein sequence is MKRLMLAYLLFPVFLFSQTTGKVIKISDGDTITLLLKGNQQKKLRLAEVDCPESGQAFGKNAKQFTSAQVFGKTVSFVETNTDRYGRSIAKVYYDDGKYLSKELIKAGMGWWYFAYSKDASLGKIQENAQYRKVGLWQDVNAVAPWDYRKMKRELRNNKKIEAAKTSVKIKGVA, encoded by the coding sequence ATGAAACGATTAATGTTGGCGTACCTGCTTTTCCCTGTATTCCTATTCTCACAGACTACCGGAAAAGTGATCAAAATTTCAGACGGAGATACCATTACTTTACTGTTAAAAGGGAACCAGCAAAAAAAACTCAGACTGGCTGAAGTCGATTGTCCTGAAAGTGGACAGGCATTTGGGAAAAATGCAAAACAGTTTACTTCTGCCCAGGTATTTGGGAAAACAGTAAGCTTTGTTGAGACGAACACGGACCGTTATGGGAGATCTATTGCAAAGGTTTATTATGATGACGGCAAATACCTTTCCAAAGAACTTATCAAAGCAGGAATGGGATGGTGGTATTTTGCTTACTCCAAAGATGCTTCTTTAGGTAAAATTCAGGAAAATGCACAATATAGAAAAGTTGGTCTCTGGCAGGATGTAAATGCTGTTGCACCCTGGGATTACCGTAAAATGAAGCGTGAGCTTAGAAATAATAAGAAAATCGAGGCCGCTAAAACTAGTGTAAAAATAAAAGGAGTAGCATAA